The uncultured Eubacteriales bacterium region GGAGGTGCGCTTGACTTGTCCGAGCATAGTATGCGCATACCCTTTTTTCTTACACCTGGGAAAGAACGGTATATTTGCGGGAATATTTGTCCAGAATGAAAATACACTGAGATGAGGGAAAGGAGACGGTAGTATGGCAGAGCCCGCCAGGGCTTTTACCTTTCGAAAAAAGCGCCCCACGCCCGAAGAGGAGGAAAAGCAGGCCCTCATGGAGGGTCTGACGCGGACGCGGACGCTCATCTCTCAGGCGTATTCCTGTTTTAACAGCACTCATGACCCAGACCTTATTGAGTCCTACGTCTTTGAGATCAATGCCCTGCAGGCCCGGTACTCCTACCTGCTGCGCCGAGTGAAGGAGCTGGACGGGGCGGAGCGCAGATAAAAAATTGCCAAGGCCCTGGCTAAAAAACACGTTGGAGGCGAAGGGCTTTGGAGGGGTTTTTGAATATTCTGCCCTGGCTTGCCGGGGGGCTGATTCTGGTGGTCCTGCTGGCTCTTTTGCGGCGGCCTCTGCGGGGGCTCGCCCGGGTGCTGGCCCGAACGGGAGCGGGGCTGGCAGTGCTCTATGCTCTTAGCTACGTAGGGGGCTTTATCGGCGTGAGTCTGGGGGTCAACTTAGCCAACGCCCTGGTAATGGGCGTGCTGGGCGCGCCTGGGCTGGGGCTGCTGCTGATGGTACATTGGGTGCTGAGATAGGGGCGGCGCGTGAAAATAAGGCTTGACAACAGCGGCTCGTCCAGGTATAATAGCCCTTGCGCTATGGACGATTAGCTCAGCTGGTAGAGCATCCGCTTGACGTGCGGGAGGTCACAGGTTCAAGTCCTGTATCGTCCACCATAAAATAACAGAGGAAATTCACGCCTATATAGGCTGTTGAATTCCCTCTGTTTTTTATTTTTATAGAAATGTTGTATAATTGATGCCACCAGTCCGCTTAACACGATCAAGCACTGTTGTGCTTAATGAGTAAGCATCGTTTCTATATTGTCATCCGTAAAAACATATCATGGATAAAGAAAACGTTCCATCAACCTATAACTCCATAAAAGCTCCATTCTACAAAGAGTAGCCATAGACCACGCCATCCTGCCAGCAAACGCCTTCAACGGACCACCGTTGGGGGCGCTTTTTATTGCGCTTTTTAGCTCCAAAAAATAAACATATCACAATTGGGGCATATTTTCATCTAACCTAAATTCTAAAATTCAGGGTAGTATATGTGATTTCCGGGAACCTTGGCAGCGCAAATAGCAGGATATTAGGCTCTAAAAGATTATCACCGTATACTTATATTCCAATAGGAAAAACTAAAATATGGAGGTGTTACTATGGTATCCCGTAAATCGGTTATAACATTTGGTATGGTCGCGATTCCGATTGCGATCTATACTGCGACGCAGGATAATGACATCCATTTTAATCAGCTTCACAAGGAAGACAACAGCCGCATTCGATATAAAAAGACATGCGCGCACTGCGGCAAGGAAATTAAGACGGAAGACATTGTAAAGGGCTTTGAGTACGATGATGATAAATATGTCGTCATCACGGACGACGAGATTGAAAAAATAAAGACGGAAAAAGAAAAATCTATTCAAATTCTTCATTTTGCAAATCTGAACCAGATATCCCCCGTTTACTATGACAAGACTTATCAGGCCGCACCTGAAGCAGGAGGTGAAAAGGCCTTTGAGCTGCTTCGCGCGTCGCTGATGGCCGAGCAAAAGGTTGCTATCGGAAAGACGGTCATGGGTACGAAGGACACATTGATGGCAATCATCCCGCGCGAGGAAGGTATCCTGATTTCCACAATGTTCTATGCCGACGACATCAGGGAGCTTCAAAAGCAGTATACCAAGCCTGAAATATCGGAGGCAGAACTGAATATGGCAAAAATGCTGATCAATTCCATGGATACCCCATTCGATTCCTCACAGTACAAGGATGAATATCAGGTAAAGCTGCGCGAGCTGATCGAGACGAAGGTCTCCGGCAAGGAGATCGTAGCCGCGCAGTCCGAGGGCACCGGAAAGGTGATCGACCTGATGGAGGCGCTGAAGGCCAGCATCGAAAAGGCCAACAAGGATAAGGAAACCGCATAATCTATGACGGAAAAGCTAAGTGCGTACAATCAAAAGAGGAATTTTGATAAGACCCTTGAGCCCGAGGGCGAAACCGCGGGCACGGAAGGGGCTCTAAGGTTCGTTATCCAGCATCATATGGCCCGCAGCGGCCATTACGACTTTCGGCTTGAATGGGAGGGCGTTCTCTTAAGCTGGGCGGTGCCGAAGGGACCGTCCTATGACACGCGGGATAAAAGGCTCGCCGTACAGGTAGAGGACCATCCTCTAGAATACAGAAACTTTGAGGGGAAAATCCCAAAAGGAGAATATGGCGGCGGAACAGTCATGTTGTGGGATGAGGGTACTTGGGAGCCCCTTTCAGACGTGAGGGAAGGACTCAAAGGAGGCTCGCTCAAGTTTATTCTAAAAGGAAGACGGATAAAGGGAAAATGGGCGTTGGTGCGCATGAAAGGGAAGGGTGGTGACGGAGGGGAAAACTGGCTTTTGCTGAAGGAAAAAGACGGGTACGCAAATACCGGCAATGGAATCTCCGAGTTTAACACCAGCATCCGTACGGGGCGCACCATGGTAGAAATTGAAAACGGCGAAGACGAAAAGGTAATCAAAAATCCTTTTGATAGAATCGACGTACAGCTTGCCGAGTTGGTGCATACGGTTCCGAAGGATGAGGGGTGGCTTTACGAGTTAAAATACGACGGATATAGAATCATTGCATTTGTGGAAGGCAACAGCATCCGGCTTATCACCCGCAACAAAAATGACTATACCAATCGGTTCAGGGGAATCGCCGTTTCCCTTCTTGACTGGGCCTCCGGAAGAGCGATGGTGCTGGACGGAGAAATGGTGGTCGCCGACGCATCGGGCAGGACTGATTTTCAGGCTTTGCAAAATCATTTGAAAAATTCAAAGTCTCAAGATCTCACCTATATAATCTTTGACCTCATTGCGTTGGACGGAGTGGACCTCCGGGAGCAGCGTTTGACGCAAAGGAAAGAGATGCTTCAAACTTTAATGAAAGATGCTCCTCAAAACCTCCGCTATAGCCGGCATGTTAGCGGAAACGGAGAAGAATGCTTTAAAGCGGCCCGTGAATTAGGCATGGAAGGAATTGTAGGCAAAAAGGCGGATTCCATATACAGCGGCGCAAGAAATGGCGATTGGGTCAAGTTAAAGTGCAAAAAACGGCAGGAATTTGTCATTGGAGGGTTTACGCTTTCCGATAAAAAAACCAGCGGAGTAAGCTCGCTATTG contains the following coding sequences:
- the ligD gene encoding DNA ligase D; the encoded protein is MTEKLSAYNQKRNFDKTLEPEGETAGTEGALRFVIQHHMARSGHYDFRLEWEGVLLSWAVPKGPSYDTRDKRLAVQVEDHPLEYRNFEGKIPKGEYGGGTVMLWDEGTWEPLSDVREGLKGGSLKFILKGRRIKGKWALVRMKGKGGDGGENWLLLKEKDGYANTGNGISEFNTSIRTGRTMVEIENGEDEKVIKNPFDRIDVQLAELVHTVPKDEGWLYELKYDGYRIIAFVEGNSIRLITRNKNDYTNRFRGIAVSLLDWASGRAMVLDGEMVVADASGRTDFQALQNHLKNSKSQDLTYIIFDLIALDGVDLREQRLTQRKEMLQTLMKDAPQNLRYSRHVSGNGEECFKAARELGMEGIVGKKADSIYSGARNGDWVKLKCKKRQEFVIGGFTLSDKKTSGVSSLLLGVYDGDKLVYVGRAGTGFRELDRKELEKGFESLKRTTSPFKPAPESRTNEKITWLEPELAAEIEFAEWTEDGLLRQTSFKGLRTDKDPGEVKKEQAPAEPEPPSSEDLEKPMETNSIIIEGIKITNPDKVIFDDPEITKGDVIRYYAQVSARMLPYVSHRILSIVRCPKGVSQSCFFKKHPGSSDKGIVTMPIFNSDGETEDYFYIEDVSGLISEAQMGTLEFHIWGSRAESLEKPDMMVFDLDPDEGMLLDTVRQGVRDIKEILSELSLTSYLKTSGGKGYHVVVPFQSGVSWDVFHDFAKRVAEVMEKKWPDRYTSNVRKAKRTDKIFIDWIRNGRGATSVAPYSIRARKGARVSMPIGWDELDAVAPGGVDMKDALSRMDGNDPWKDFFQSHQLLKF
- a CDS encoding conserved hypothetical protein (Evidence 4 : Homologs of previously reported genes of unknown function), coding for MAEPARAFTFRKKRPTPEEEEKQALMEGLTRTRTLISQAYSCFNSTHDPDLIESYVFEINALQARYSYLLRRVKELDGAERR
- a CDS encoding Pro-sigmaK processing inhibitor BofA, with amino-acid sequence MEGFLNILPWLAGGLILVVLLALLRRPLRGLARVLARTGAGLAVLYALSYVGGFIGVSLGVNLANALVMGVLGAPGLGLLLMVHWVLR
- a CDS encoding putative DNA repair protein Cphy_1728 (Evidence 3 : Function proposed based on presence of conserved amino acid motif, structural feature or limited homology), with the translated sequence MVSRKSVITFGMVAIPIAIYTATQDNDIHFNQLHKEDNSRIRYKKTCAHCGKEIKTEDIVKGFEYDDDKYVVITDDEIEKIKTEKEKSIQILHFANLNQISPVYYDKTYQAAPEAGGEKAFELLRASLMAEQKVAIGKTVMGTKDTLMAIIPREEGILISTMFYADDIRELQKQYTKPEISEAELNMAKMLINSMDTPFDSSQYKDEYQVKLRELIETKVSGKEIVAAQSEGTGKVIDLMEALKASIEKANKDKETA